One Calditrichia bacterium DNA window includes the following coding sequences:
- a CDS encoding adenylate kinase: MNRIVIVGTSCSGKSTFANQLAKKLGYPYIQLDELFWLENWQERPPDEFVQLVKTAIDQPFWVIDGNYQKVRQITWGKADTIIWLNYSFPVVFKRALFRTIKRIAFREQLYSGNRETFVRSFFSRESILFWVITTHQQRKQRYRRLFAADEFVRLNKIEFTTPKAAAHFLNTIERIPETSKSDINR; this comes from the coding sequence ATGAATCGTATCGTGATTGTTGGCACCAGTTGCTCCGGCAAATCGACGTTTGCCAATCAGCTTGCCAAAAAACTGGGTTATCCGTACATCCAGTTGGACGAATTGTTTTGGCTGGAAAATTGGCAGGAAAGACCACCGGACGAATTTGTACAATTGGTGAAAACGGCAATCGATCAACCATTTTGGGTGATCGACGGAAATTATCAGAAAGTCCGGCAGATCACCTGGGGCAAAGCAGATACGATCATCTGGCTCAATTATTCTTTTCCGGTCGTTTTCAAAAGGGCACTGTTCCGAACCATCAAACGAATTGCTTTTCGGGAACAGTTGTATTCGGGAAACCGGGAAACGTTTGTCAGATCCTTTTTTAGCCGGGAATCAATCTTGTTTTGGGTAATAACCACGCATCAGCAGCGGAAACAACGCTATCGCAGATTATTTGCGGCAGATGAATTTGTCCGGCTGAACAAAATCGAATTTACAACGCCGAAAGCCGCAGCGCATTTTCTGAACACGATCGAACGGATTCCAGAAACCTCTAAATCGGACATAAACCGATGA
- a CDS encoding phytase, whose product MLTNTDTYNNRTNRDSLKTEWIVLVVLIFMAAAVMGWSYFYFKKIAPAVVTEKTAIDSDDPAIWINPADPSKSLIIGTDKGKNDGSRTGSLFVFDLEGKIQQQLTVKHLKRPNNVDVEYGFAFGDSLIDIAVCTERYANEIRVFRLPDMQNIDGEGIKVFEGEKPTKRLPMGIGLYKRPHDGAIFAIVSRKDGESGSYLWQYQLIEENGQVVGKKVREFGEFFDHDGEIEAVAVDDELGYVYYSDEYFGVRKYHADPDHPDAAMQLGVLATEYYRRDREGIAVIAPPGKPGYIVVSDQQANLFHFYPREGAPENMHYQPRIKTVRLSTKQTDGIDATHIALGSRFPNGLFVAMSDNRTFQFYDLADLLNN is encoded by the coding sequence ATGCTGACAAATACTGACACTTATAATAATCGAACCAATCGCGATAGCCTGAAGACGGAATGGATTGTTTTGGTCGTGCTGATTTTTATGGCTGCTGCGGTCATGGGCTGGTCGTATTTCTATTTCAAAAAAATTGCGCCGGCAGTCGTCACCGAAAAAACCGCAATCGACAGCGATGATCCGGCAATCTGGATCAATCCCGCAGATCCGTCCAAAAGCTTGATCATCGGAACGGACAAAGGCAAAAACGACGGCAGCCGAACCGGCAGTTTATTTGTGTTTGATCTGGAAGGAAAAATCCAACAACAGCTTACCGTAAAGCATCTGAAGCGCCCCAACAATGTGGATGTGGAATATGGCTTTGCGTTTGGCGATTCGCTGATCGATATCGCCGTATGCACCGAGCGATATGCCAACGAAATCCGCGTTTTTCGCTTGCCGGATATGCAAAACATCGATGGCGAAGGCATCAAGGTTTTCGAAGGCGAAAAGCCCACCAAACGACTGCCGATGGGCATCGGATTGTATAAACGCCCGCACGACGGCGCCATTTTCGCTATTGTTAGCCGGAAAGATGGCGAGTCCGGCAGCTATTTGTGGCAATATCAATTGATCGAAGAAAACGGGCAGGTGGTCGGCAAAAAAGTGCGCGAATTTGGCGAGTTTTTTGATCACGATGGTGAAATTGAAGCCGTTGCCGTGGACGACGAATTGGGCTACGTCTATTACAGTGATGAATATTTTGGTGTTCGCAAATATCACGCAGACCCGGATCATCCCGATGCCGCGATGCAGCTTGGCGTGTTGGCAACCGAATATTATCGCCGCGATCGTGAGGGGATTGCCGTCATCGCGCCGCCGGGCAAACCAGGCTATATTGTTGTTTCCGATCAGCAGGCGAATCTGTTCCATTTTTATCCGCGAGAGGGTGCGCCGGAGAATATGCATTATCAACCGCGCATCAAAACTGTGCGGCTATCCACCAAACAAACCGATGGCATCGATGCAACGCATATCGCATTGGGCAGCCGTTTTCCCAATGGATTGTTTGTGGCGATGTCCGATAATCGCACGTTCCAGTTTTACGATCTTGCGGATTTGCTGAACAATTAA
- a CDS encoding GIY-YIG nuclease family protein codes for MKYYAYILQSEKDNRYYYGSTGNLAERLKQHNLGKVPSTKHRRPLRLVYQESFAEKREAIQRERFFKTIAGYLWLKSEGII; via the coding sequence ATGAAATATTATGCATATATCCTGCAAAGTGAAAAAGACAATCGTTATTATTACGGCAGCACCGGCAATTTGGCGGAACGTTTGAAACAGCACAATTTAGGTAAAGTGCCATCGACTAAACATCGCCGCCCATTACGGTTGGTCTATCAGGAATCGTTTGCAGAAAAAAGAGAAGCCATACAGCGGGAACGGTTTTTTAAGACGATAGCTGGCTATTTGTGGTTAAAATCGGAAGGTATTATTTGA
- a CDS encoding DUF3857 domain-containing protein, whose amino-acid sequence MIQLVWVLLMLTGAILAQPAWVNSAIHYGKKASTEKEASVLTLHNEMSVTISKKGDAKIFLRVANRILTKDGTNWGTFKSPESPFYKIKSMKGWAVRKNGDVETLSKENIIKIGMTESSGYYDDEYSQVAVLPNIQPGDVAAFEVEAEEKGWTTQFNSFTFQSQQPVVTAILSVELPESWDINAAEWNLSDVVFSQTENRYVWKLKDLAYQPDEPLSPPWYYLNRRISFTCFDTLGIDETHFQDWQSVAGWMEEAYRQPAFASENIRQKTLEITEGLGTVREKIQAIANFCQNDIRYVAVEIGKGRWQPRLAEQTLYNRFGDCKDKTTLMRAMLAALDIPSAPVLAGINTAVNPALPSPFQFDHCILGIPDETAELQASYSDATVENWLFFDPTDETTPLGEIPWTLRGRHVLVGQQIADSSTLIKLPYPDPENFRRWQTARATVSPDGDLSADIRIVDFSGWSAFTKYELRNSSETELIEIWQNRFGSNISGGTISNWQSGFAADSAWVSFTLSAKGYLQHSGDYLLLPANFLEYSDIPKLKNEKRHHSIWMGSPKRTDSFIEWQLPESWQIDIDSSYHFEDLPAATVFSQMQKTANGFSIETGYRTHGILLPPDEYSAVRKLLKKHQFIKGLTILIKQ is encoded by the coding sequence GTGATTCAGCTTGTATGGGTTCTTCTGATGTTGACCGGCGCCATTTTGGCTCAGCCGGCATGGGTGAATTCTGCCATCCATTACGGCAAAAAAGCATCCACTGAAAAAGAAGCGAGCGTACTGACACTCCACAATGAGATGTCCGTAACAATCAGCAAAAAAGGCGACGCCAAAATTTTTTTAAGGGTTGCCAACCGGATTTTAACCAAAGACGGCACAAATTGGGGCACGTTTAAATCACCGGAATCGCCGTTTTACAAAATCAAATCGATGAAAGGTTGGGCTGTCCGTAAAAATGGTGATGTTGAAACGCTTTCCAAAGAGAACATTATCAAAATCGGGATGACGGAAAGCAGCGGTTATTATGATGATGAATATTCGCAAGTGGCCGTTTTGCCGAATATCCAGCCGGGTGATGTCGCGGCTTTTGAGGTGGAAGCTGAGGAGAAAGGGTGGACAACCCAATTTAATTCTTTTACGTTTCAATCGCAGCAACCGGTTGTCACGGCTATTTTATCCGTTGAACTGCCCGAAAGCTGGGATATTAACGCTGCAGAATGGAACCTCAGCGATGTCGTTTTCAGTCAGACTGAAAATCGCTATGTCTGGAAATTAAAAGATTTGGCGTATCAACCGGATGAACCCCTTTCGCCGCCGTGGTATTATCTGAACCGGAGAATTTCCTTCACCTGTTTTGATACGCTGGGAATTGACGAAACGCATTTTCAGGATTGGCAATCGGTTGCTGGATGGATGGAGGAAGCTTATCGCCAACCGGCGTTCGCCAGCGAAAATATACGCCAAAAAACCCTGGAGATCACCGAAGGGCTTGGCACTGTCCGCGAAAAAATTCAGGCTATCGCTAATTTTTGCCAAAATGATATTCGCTATGTGGCTGTGGAAATCGGCAAAGGTCGCTGGCAACCGCGACTGGCGGAACAAACCCTGTACAACCGTTTTGGCGATTGCAAAGATAAAACAACCCTGATGCGGGCGATGTTAGCCGCACTGGATATTCCATCCGCACCGGTGTTGGCTGGCATAAATACAGCTGTTAATCCGGCGCTGCCTTCCCCGTTCCAGTTTGACCACTGCATTTTGGGAATACCCGACGAAACCGCAGAATTACAGGCCAGCTACTCGGATGCAACCGTCGAAAACTGGCTGTTTTTTGATCCAACCGATGAAACCACACCACTCGGCGAAATTCCCTGGACGTTGCGCGGCAGGCATGTGCTCGTCGGTCAGCAAATTGCGGATTCTTCGACACTGATCAAATTGCCGTATCCCGATCCCGAAAATTTCAGACGCTGGCAAACCGCCCGCGCAACCGTTTCGCCGGACGGCGATTTATCGGCGGATATCCGCATTGTTGATTTTAGCGGATGGTCCGCGTTCACCAAATACGAATTGCGAAACAGCAGCGAAACGGAGTTAATTGAGATTTGGCAAAACCGTTTTGGCTCGAACATCAGCGGCGGAACCATCAGCAATTGGCAGAGCGGTTTTGCCGCAGATTCCGCATGGGTCAGTTTTACGCTGAGCGCGAAGGGATATTTGCAGCACAGCGGCGATTATTTGCTGCTCCCCGCCAATTTTCTGGAATATTCCGACATACCGAAGTTGAAAAATGAAAAGCGGCACCATTCCATCTGGATGGGCTCACCCAAACGAACCGATTCATTTATCGAATGGCAACTGCCGGAAAGCTGGCAGATCGACATTGACAGCAGCTATCACTTCGAAGATTTACCGGCTGCAACTGTATTTTCCCAAATGCAAAAAACCGCAAACGGTTTTTCAATTGAAACCGGTTACCGCACTCACGGCATTTTGCTTCCGCCGGATGAATATTCAGCCGTGAGAAAACTTCTGAAAAAACATCAATTTATAAAGGGGCTTACGATTCTAATAAAGCAATAA
- a CDS encoding uracil-DNA glycosylase family protein, producing the protein MKNLLNEIRSCDVCAAHLPLGANPVLAAHPQSRIVIIGQAPGKKVHESGVPWDDPSGDQLRKWLNIDKISFYDATKIAIIPMGFCYPGKGSSGDLPPRPECAPLWHDRLFEQMPNVQLTLLIGQYAQGRYLPENPHKNLTETVRHFRDYLSEYLPLPHPSPRNRFWLAKNPWFATEVIPELQRRVAVILG; encoded by the coding sequence ATGAAAAATTTACTCAATGAAATACGCAGTTGCGATGTTTGTGCGGCACATTTACCGCTCGGCGCCAATCCGGTGCTGGCGGCGCATCCGCAATCGCGCATCGTGATTATCGGGCAGGCGCCCGGCAAAAAGGTGCACGAATCCGGCGTTCCGTGGGACGATCCCAGCGGAGACCAACTCCGCAAATGGCTGAACATCGACAAAATATCGTTTTACGATGCCACAAAAATTGCTATCATTCCAATGGGATTTTGTTATCCCGGCAAAGGCAGCTCCGGCGATTTGCCGCCGCGCCCGGAATGTGCCCCGCTGTGGCACGATCGATTGTTCGAACAGATGCCAAATGTTCAGCTCACTCTGCTGATCGGACAATACGCCCAGGGGCGATATCTGCCGGAAAACCCGCACAAAAATCTCACTGAAACCGTCCGGCATTTCCGGGATTATCTGTCGGAATATTTGCCGCTCCCCCACCCATCGCCCCGGAATCGCTTTTGGCTGGCGAAAAATCCCTGGTTTGCAACGGAAGTGATTCCCGAATTGCAACGCCGTGTCGCCGTGATTTTGGGGTGA
- a CDS encoding DUF3857 domain-containing protein: MQKGQIFFVVLMGILLGGGLFAKDFEWATISDADWEVTADSANNIRNAVMLFEKLEVDDQKMVDGKTYYTLYRRVRILSPEGREWGDVEIPYVNKKQKIEKIEARTILRDGQIFLLNKDDIYEKEIIKTKDVKIKQKSFSLPGMTDDCIVEYYLKLRLPDSENQWVTEKEIYLKEGELTWLFYRGRGMSNYFYGVLSDYFSPNYLWENMAIPPEMESLPNEKKAEKIIFRVKDVPPFTAESHTQPDEAIKGNIRFYYSTSSSATDYWGDLGNNINKMVKKFTEYNKKAKKVVEQFDTLATRDEKIYAAYNWLQKNIDNTSYKDDEDEEKKYKPIEAVDDVIKYGYGSSTNINMTFLDMLQLMGIDAKFVYAVDRDDNSFNRQAKYWQFDRSMVGIQNSGNKFTFYNPAAKYLPPESVAWYNEGSIGLVVSDLTANFATIHSSFSRDNIMRRTLDLRMSDDAEITGRLLEEYKGHFGRDIRFKLDDLTEDEQIEYYKERAKENYVQIEIDSIMTQNIIADDWRTSVRMKCQIAMESAGQLMGNRILIKPSHFFSRQENPFQTETRKYPIVFEFAHEIFETISIVMPEGWIVEAVPEDQRFGNRVGECLIQFRNFNNGKLLSLQRVFKLKYPMIKPEFYSDVRELFNVQQLLEEKTIILSEVSE; the protein is encoded by the coding sequence ATGCAAAAGGGGCAAATCTTTTTCGTTGTGTTGATGGGTATTTTATTGGGCGGCGGGCTGTTCGCAAAGGATTTTGAGTGGGCAACAATCAGCGATGCCGACTGGGAAGTAACCGCCGATTCCGCAAACAATATCCGCAATGCGGTTATGCTGTTCGAAAAACTGGAAGTGGACGACCAGAAAATGGTGGATGGCAAAACATATTACACGCTGTATCGGCGGGTGCGCATCCTCAGTCCGGAGGGGCGTGAATGGGGTGATGTTGAAATTCCATATGTGAATAAAAAACAAAAGATTGAGAAAATCGAAGCCCGCACCATTTTGCGGGACGGCCAAATTTTTCTGTTAAACAAAGATGATATTTATGAGAAGGAAATTATTAAAACAAAAGATGTCAAAATTAAACAAAAATCGTTTTCTTTGCCCGGAATGACAGACGATTGCATTGTTGAATATTATTTGAAGTTGCGGTTGCCGGACAGCGAAAACCAATGGGTCACAGAAAAGGAAATATACCTGAAAGAAGGGGAATTAACCTGGCTTTTTTACAGGGGTCGCGGGATGTCCAACTATTTTTATGGCGTACTTTCCGATTATTTCTCACCGAATTATCTTTGGGAAAATATGGCAATTCCCCCCGAAATGGAAAGCCTGCCGAACGAAAAAAAAGCGGAAAAAATCATTTTTCGGGTCAAAGATGTTCCGCCATTTACGGCGGAAAGCCACACTCAGCCGGATGAAGCTATCAAAGGAAATATCCGGTTCTATTACAGCACAAGTTCATCGGCAACCGATTATTGGGGCGATTTGGGCAATAATATCAACAAAATGGTCAAAAAATTTACGGAATATAACAAAAAGGCCAAAAAAGTTGTTGAACAATTTGATACCCTTGCTACCCGCGATGAAAAAATATATGCCGCATATAACTGGCTTCAAAAAAACATTGACAACACGAGTTATAAGGACGACGAGGACGAAGAGAAGAAATACAAACCCATTGAAGCGGTTGATGATGTGATCAAATATGGCTACGGTTCATCGACCAATATCAATATGACATTTCTGGATATGCTCCAGCTAATGGGCATCGATGCCAAATTTGTTTATGCGGTTGACCGGGATGATAACTCGTTTAATCGTCAGGCAAAATACTGGCAATTCGACCGATCAATGGTGGGTATTCAAAACAGTGGCAACAAATTCACTTTTTACAATCCCGCCGCCAAATATCTTCCGCCGGAAAGTGTTGCATGGTATAACGAAGGCTCGATCGGTCTTGTCGTCAGCGATTTGACCGCTAATTTTGCTACCATTCATTCATCATTTTCCAGAGATAACATCATGCGACGAACGCTGGATTTGCGAATGTCGGATGACGCCGAAATTACCGGACGGTTATTAGAGGAATATAAGGGGCATTTCGGACGCGATATTCGTTTCAAACTGGACGATCTGACTGAAGATGAACAGATTGAATATTACAAAGAACGGGCAAAGGAAAATTACGTTCAGATCGAGATCGATTCCATCATGACCCAAAATATCATTGCCGATGACTGGCGAACATCCGTCCGGATGAAATGCCAAATTGCAATGGAATCTGCCGGACAATTGATGGGCAACCGCATTCTCATCAAACCGAGCCATTTTTTCTCCCGGCAGGAAAACCCGTTCCAAACCGAAACGCGCAAATATCCGATTGTTTTTGAATTTGCACATGAAATTTTTGAAACGATCAGCATTGTCATGCCGGAAGGCTGGATAGTCGAAGCTGTGCCGGAAGATCAGCGGTTTGGCAATCGCGTTGGTGAATGCCTCATCCAGTTTCGCAATTTTAACAACGGCAAAT
- a CDS encoding VOC family protein, with amino-acid sequence MRQTLAQIALVVNDYDEAIDFYTKKLHFTLIEDTQLSETKRWVIIAPPGSDGCRLLLAKAANDEQRSRIGNQTGGRVFLFLNTDNFARDYQNLVDQQVTIVRQPVRETWGQVAVFADLYGNLWDLIEPASV; translated from the coding sequence ATGCGCCAAACCCTTGCTCAAATCGCGCTGGTCGTCAATGATTATGACGAAGCGATTGATTTTTACACCAAAAAACTGCATTTCACGCTCATCGAAGATACACAGCTCAGCGAAACCAAACGCTGGGTGATTATCGCGCCACCCGGATCGGACGGTTGCCGCCTGCTGCTCGCCAAAGCCGCCAACGATGAGCAACGCAGCCGGATCGGCAATCAAACCGGCGGACGGGTGTTTTTATTTTTGAATACGGATAATTTTGCGCGGGATTACCAAAACCTGGTTGATCAGCAGGTTACCATCGTCCGGCAACCGGTGCGGGAAACTTGGGGACAAGTTGCCGTATTTGCTGATCTTTACGGCAATCTCTGGGATTTGATCGAACCGGCTTCGGTGTGA